In Gossypium hirsutum isolate 1008001.06 chromosome D06, Gossypium_hirsutum_v2.1, whole genome shotgun sequence, one genomic interval encodes:
- the LOC121218574 gene encoding zinc finger CCCH domain-containing protein 29: MCSGSKSEHKPSSFIMEGELQEPKAGSQSILLELAASDDLVAFKSEVEEKGLDFGEASFWYGRRIGLRKMGFEERTPLMIAAIFGSIEILKYIIGSGKIDVNRACGSDGVTALHCAVAGGADSSVEIVKLLLDASADVNCVDANGNKPVDLIVPGLKSSSNYRRKVIELLLNGDDVLYGEEESDKTTMPQLPKEGSEKREYPMDVSLPDINNRIYGTDDFRMYTFKVKPCSRAYSHDWTECPFVHPGENARRRDPRKYPYSCVPCPEFRRGACPKGDACEYAHGVFESWLHPAQYRTRPCKDETGCARKVCFFAHKPEELRPVYASTGSAMPSPRSAAMNAVDMTTLSPLALGSSSLPMPTTSTPPMSPLATSSSPKTGGLWQNNFNLTPPALQLPGSRLKTTFSARDFDLEMELLELENQLQQQQLIDEISSLSSPSCWSKEYGRLGDLKPSNLDDAFGSLDPSLLSPLKGLSIKSGIQAQLQSPTGLQIRQNLNQLRSGYPTNLTSSPVRKPSAFGYDSSAAVAAAVMNSRSSAFAKRSQSFIDRGAVTNSAGLATSANPTTTMSSNNSDWSSPNGKLDWGIQGDELNKLRKSASFGFRNNHPAARATDMMASNMEEPDVSWVHSLVKDATPMGTATLPSWVEQMYIEQQEQMVA, from the coding sequence TGAAGTAGAAGAGAAAGGTTTGGATTTCGGGGAGGCGAGCTTCTGGTATGGTCGGAGAATAGGGTTGAGAAAGATGGGATTTGAAGAGAGGACGCCTTTGATGATCGCAGCCATTTTTGGTAGCATCGAAATTTTGAAATACATCATTGGAAGTGGCAAGATTGATGTGAATAGAGCTTGTGGCAGTGATGGGGTTACTGCCCTTCATTGCGCTGTTGCTGGTGGTGCAGATTCTTCGGTTGAGATTGTCAAGCTGTTGCTTGATGCATCTGCCGATGTGAATTGTGTAGATGCTAATGGGAACAAACCTGTTGATCTGATTGTGCCGGGTTTAAAATCTTCGAGCAATTACAGAAGAAAGGTGATTGAATTGTTACTGAATGGCGATGATGTTCTTTACGGggaagaagaatctgataagaCAACGATGCCTCAGTTGCCAAAAGAGGGGTCTGAGAAGAGAGAATATCCTATGGATGTATCACTGCCTGATATCAACAACAGGATATATGGAACCGATGACTTCCGGATGTATACGTTTAAGGTGAAGCCTTGCTCGAGGGCATACTCCCATGATTGGACTGAGTGCCCTTTTGTTCATCCTGGTGAGAATGCGAGGAGAAGGGACCCAAGGAAGTACCCTTATAGTTGTGTGCCATGCCCTGAGTTCCGAAGGGGGGCTTGTCCTAAGGGTGATGCTTGTGAATATGCTCATGGTGTGTTCGAATCCTGGCTTCATCCTGCTCAGTACCGGACTCGGCCTTGCAAAGATGAGACTGGTTGCGCTCGTAAAGTTTGTTTCTTTGCTCACAAACCTGAAGAATTACGTCCCGTTTATGCTTCCACTGGATCAGCGATGCCTTCTCCGAGGTCTGCTGCAATGAATGCAGTAGACATGACAACTTTGAGTCCTCTAGCACTCGGTTCTTCATCTTTGCCGATGCCGACGACTTCAACGCCACCCATGTCTCCTCTGGCAACCTCTTCATCACCAAAGACTGGAGGCTTGTGGCAGAACAACTTTAACCTCACCCCACCTGCATTGCAGCTACCTGGTAGCCGCTTGAAGACTACTTTTAGTGCCCGAGATTTCGATTTGGAAATGGAGTTACTCGAGCTTGAAAATCAATTGCAGCAACAACAGTTGATAGATGAGATATCGAGTCTCTCCTCCCCATCTTGCTGGAGTAAGGAATATGGTCGTCTCGGGGATTTGAAGCCTAGTAATCTCGATGATGCATTTGGATCTCTCGATCCTTCCCTGCTGTCTCCGTTGAAGGGACTGTCTATAAAATCCGGAATACAAGCCCAGTTGCAATCTCCAACTGGACTTCAAATACGCCAGAACTTGAACCAACTACGTTCAGGCTACCCAACAAACCTTACATCATCCCCTGTGAGGAAGCCCTCGGCATTCGGTTATGACTCATCGGCTGCAGTGGCTGCAGCAGTAATGAATTCCCGGTCTTCAGCATTTGCAAAACGGAGCCAGAGTTTCATAGACCGTGGAGCAGTGACCAACAGTGCCGGACTTGCCACATCTGCTAATCCCACAACCACAATGTCTTCAAACAATTCGGATTGGAGCTCTCCTAATGGGAAACTGGACTGGGGTATTCAAGGAGATGAGCTAAACAAGCTTAGGAAATCCGCTTCGTTCGGGTTTAGAAACAACCACCCTGCTGCGAGAGCAACAGACATGATGGCATCCAATATGGAAGAGCCAGATGTGTCCTGGGTTCATTCCCTCGTGAAAGATGCTACTCCGATGGGAACTGCAACTTTGCCATCGTGGGTGGAGCAAATGTACATAGAACAACAAGAGCAGATGGTGGCATAA